In candidate division KSB1 bacterium, one DNA window encodes the following:
- a CDS encoding metal-dependent hydrolase: MPSPVAHSLVAYVLHRSLPSPAPRGARLSVLAAMVVVASLPDADFLVGLVAGDANLYHHGLTHSIGFCALATPVAALILDRCWALGFWKWTAVNGILLTSHLVLDALTADTRAPFGQPLLWPFWGGYLQAPTTVFLDVRRLGARTEFFSSLWSTHNLKAVAWEILLLGPLVALLGVRRKSRNAT, encoded by the coding sequence ATGCCAAGTCCCGTTGCTCATTCCCTCGTGGCCTACGTGCTCCACCGCAGCCTGCCGTCCCCGGCGCCTCGTGGAGCGCGTCTGTCTGTTCTGGCGGCTATGGTGGTGGTGGCCAGTCTGCCAGACGCCGATTTTCTTGTGGGACTGGTGGCGGGCGATGCCAATCTCTACCACCATGGCCTGACCCACAGCATTGGCTTCTGCGCCTTGGCTACTCCGGTAGCAGCGCTGATTCTGGACAGATGCTGGGCACTGGGATTCTGGAAATGGACAGCAGTCAACGGCATCCTCTTGACTTCGCACTTGGTGCTGGATGCCTTGACTGCAGACACGCGCGCTCCCTTTGGCCAGCCACTCCTTTGGCCTTTTTGGGGAGGGTACTTGCAAGCGCCGACGACCGTGTTCCTGGACGTGCGACGTCTGGGGGCGCGCACAGAGTTCTTCTCAAGTTTGTGGAGCACACATAACCTCAAGGCTGTGGCATGGGAGATACTGCTCCTTGGCCCGTTAGTGGCCCTCTTGGGCGTGCGCAGAAAGTCCCGCAATGCCACATAA
- a CDS encoding glycosyltransferase family 2 protein — MTSVQTARRQSSAARPQVSVVVPLFNEVDNVRPLVTALVDTLRKEGLTYEIILVDDGSTDGTSDALREVQAHHEHVVVIRLRTNFGQAPALAGGFARARGEVVVTMDGDLQNDPRDIPRLLATFEQGYDVVSGWRKRRQDGLFIRRIPSMLANRLVCRVTGVALHDTGCALKAYRGEIVRRLHLYGEMHRFIPALSKMEGARITELVVNHHPRRYGKSKYNLSRTFRVILDLVTLNLLMRHLRNPLRFFGTIGVFFALAALGTLLAALVFAGLVTDDPGVLNVLITLLFLLLVSAFQFLFFGLVAKLIVETGTRREDYFFDLGPMSADGGST, encoded by the coding sequence ATGACCAGTGTACAGACAGCCAGAAGGCAATCATCTGCGGCCAGGCCCCAGGTCTCGGTCGTGGTGCCGCTGTTCAACGAGGTGGACAATGTGCGGCCTTTGGTTACTGCGCTGGTGGACACATTGCGCAAAGAGGGGCTCACTTACGAAATCATTCTCGTGGACGACGGGAGCACGGACGGCACCAGCGATGCGCTGCGGGAGGTACAGGCACACCATGAGCACGTGGTGGTGATTCGCTTGCGGACAAACTTTGGGCAAGCGCCTGCCCTTGCTGGCGGCTTTGCGCGGGCTCGGGGCGAGGTAGTGGTGACCATGGACGGGGACCTGCAGAACGATCCGCGGGACATCCCCCGCCTGTTGGCGACTTTCGAGCAAGGGTACGATGTGGTGAGCGGTTGGCGGAAGCGGCGCCAGGACGGCCTCTTCATTAGGCGCATCCCGTCCATGCTTGCCAACCGCCTGGTGTGCCGGGTCACCGGGGTGGCGCTCCACGACACCGGCTGTGCCTTGAAGGCCTACCGGGGGGAGATTGTGCGGCGCCTTCATCTGTACGGGGAGATGCACCGTTTCATTCCGGCGCTGAGCAAAATGGAGGGCGCGCGCATCACCGAGTTGGTGGTAAACCATCATCCGCGGCGCTATGGCAAGTCCAAGTACAACCTGAGCCGTACCTTCCGCGTGATTCTGGACCTGGTCACCTTGAACCTGCTCATGCGCCACCTGCGCAATCCCTTGCGTTTCTTTGGCACCATCGGCGTGTTCTTCGCCTTAGCGGCGCTCGGCACCCTGCTCGCTGCGCTGGTGTTCGCAGGTCTTGTGACCGACGACCCTGGGGTGCTCAACGTGCTCATCACTTTGCTCTTTTTGCTTCTGGTCTCGGCTTTCCAGTTTCTCTTCTTCGGGCTGGTGGCGAAATTGATTGTCGAGACGGGCACCCGCCGGGAAGACTACTTCTTTGACCTGGGGCCGATGTCTGCCGACGGAGGCAGCACATGA
- a CDS encoding glycosyltransferase yields the protein MSVAVENTSPAVHVGALPREEASGPAISVIVALHNHGALLPGLCAQLMAELKELGQSFEIVLVDDGSADATFAQAQELAHQHRELKVVRMRSTFGEGSAFDAGLKLARGQSIVFMAGRVLTDPRGVRGLLERMSQGADLVMAWRYPRRDAHINRIVSRLFNALVNRLAGLNLHDINSGMFAARREVLAELPLYGDMHNFLPVLAARYGYRVDEAQVAQLPGSFRKSIYPKEYLRRLLDIVTVLFLTNYAKKPLHFLGFLGGILAFVGAAIELYLFVYRVLAIGPIAGRPLLLLGALLLVIGLQMISIGLIGEMIIFTHARDIKEYNIAEIIE from the coding sequence ATGAGTGTGGCAGTGGAAAACACGTCCCCAGCGGTGCACGTCGGAGCGCTGCCCAGGGAAGAGGCCAGCGGCCCCGCCATTTCCGTGATCGTGGCCCTGCACAATCACGGCGCCCTGCTCCCTGGCCTGTGCGCGCAGTTGATGGCGGAGCTCAAGGAACTGGGGCAGTCGTTCGAAATTGTGCTGGTGGACGACGGCAGCGCCGATGCCACCTTTGCTCAAGCGCAAGAGCTGGCCCACCAGCACCGCGAGCTGAAGGTGGTGCGCATGCGCTCTACCTTCGGAGAAGGCTCCGCTTTCGACGCCGGCCTGAAGCTGGCCCGCGGCCAGAGCATCGTCTTCATGGCTGGCCGGGTGCTGACCGATCCGCGCGGTGTACGGGGGCTCTTGGAGCGCATGTCTCAAGGCGCAGACTTGGTTATGGCCTGGCGCTACCCAAGGCGGGACGCGCACATAAACCGCATCGTCTCGCGGCTGTTCAACGCCCTGGTGAACCGCCTTGCGGGACTGAACCTGCATGACATCAACAGCGGCATGTTCGCCGCCCGCAGAGAAGTGCTCGCCGAGCTGCCTTTGTACGGCGACATGCACAACTTCTTGCCGGTGCTGGCTGCCCGCTACGGTTACCGCGTGGACGAGGCGCAAGTGGCCCAGCTGCCGGGCAGCTTCCGCAAGTCCATCTATCCAAAGGAATACCTGCGCCGGCTGCTGGACATTGTCACCGTGCTCTTTCTGACCAACTATGCCAAGAAGCCGCTGCACTTTTTGGGGTTTCTCGGTGGCATTCTCGCCTTCGTTGGTGCGGCGATCGAGCTTTATCTGTTCGTCTACCGCGTGCTGGCCATCGGACCGATAGCCGGCCGGCCGCTCCTGCTGTTGGGTGCCCTCCTCTTGGTCATCGGCTTGCAGATGATTTCCATCGGCCTCATCGGCGAGATGATTATTTTCACCCATGCTCGGGACATCAAGGAGTACAACATTGCCGAGATCATCGAATAG
- a CDS encoding glycosyltransferase family 2 protein codes for MKLIIQIPCYNEEATLPITLQALPKNVPGVDELEVLVIDDGSTDRTVEVARAHGVNHIVRLTKNKGLAEGFMVGLDACLKLGADIIVNTDADNQYCAADIETLIRPILEGKAEMVIGDRQINGLAHVPFVKKKLQLLGSWVVGQVSGTSIPDATSGFRAMSRDAALRLNVVSNFTYTLETIIQAGKKNIALAHVPVRTNSTLRESRLFKSIWAYVRKSMGTIFRIYTMYEPLRMFLYIGSAVFGVGVLIGLRFLYFYLFAGKGSGHIQSLILAAILIIVGFQVFMIGLLADLIGANRRLIEEVLYRIKKTELIVSGRK; via the coding sequence GTGAAGCTGATTATCCAAATACCCTGCTACAACGAGGAGGCCACCCTGCCGATCACCTTGCAGGCGCTGCCCAAGAACGTGCCCGGAGTGGATGAGTTGGAGGTCTTGGTCATTGATGACGGCAGCACCGACCGCACAGTGGAGGTAGCCCGGGCGCACGGGGTGAACCATATCGTGCGGCTGACCAAGAACAAGGGCCTGGCCGAGGGGTTCATGGTTGGCCTTGACGCCTGCCTGAAACTGGGCGCGGACATCATCGTCAACACGGATGCGGACAACCAGTACTGCGCGGCTGACATCGAAACCCTGATCCGCCCGATTCTGGAAGGCAAGGCTGAAATGGTCATCGGCGACCGCCAAATCAATGGCCTTGCCCATGTGCCTTTTGTCAAGAAGAAGCTCCAGCTCCTTGGCAGTTGGGTGGTGGGGCAGGTTTCGGGCACCAGCATACCGGATGCCACCAGTGGATTCCGGGCGATGAGCCGAGACGCTGCCCTGCGCCTCAACGTCGTCTCGAACTTTACTTACACGCTGGAGACCATCATCCAGGCGGGCAAGAAGAACATCGCCTTAGCGCATGTGCCGGTGCGCACCAACAGCACGCTGCGCGAATCGCGCCTGTTCAAGAGCATCTGGGCCTATGTGCGAAAGTCGATGGGCACCATCTTCCGCATCTACACCATGTACGAGCCGCTGCGCATGTTTCTCTACATCGGCTCTGCGGTATTCGGCGTTGGTGTGCTCATCGGGTTGCGCTTCTTGTACTTCTACCTGTTTGCCGGCAAGGGAAGCGGGCATATCCAGTCCTTGATCCTGGCCGCCATTCTCATCATCGTCGGCTTTCAGGTCTTCATGATTGGGCTGCTGGCCGACTTGATCGGCGCCAACAGGCGACTGATCGAGGAGGTCCTCTATCGCATCAAGAAGACGGAACTAATCGTTTCTGGGAGGAAGTGA
- a CDS encoding glycosyltransferase, with the protein MRVLYIAGREQGYSRTRNVMKALQMNGVEVIACFPPDRSFRHYPGLLWRLVRNRHSYDVLLVGFYGQLLMPWARLFAKAPILYDMYITTYDTMVFDRQVAKPGSVRAWLCALSDRLSMRLADLVVLESEDHIGSCERRFRTPRRKFRRVFLATDDEVVKPRPVVAKNDRFLVHFHGEYAPFHGVKYILQAAHLLRDEGVEFQLIGRGITYEDDRRLAEELGLTNVRFIDCVPFEELADYMSRADVCLGIFGDNERVSRVVTNKVIEAIAVGKPLISSRNAPIQELLVDGESVLLCERANPHSLAQAILRLKNDARLREKIAQGGRQVFLRHCTCELLGRQLQTIAGELLHAKRQN; encoded by the coding sequence ATGAGAGTCCTCTACATCGCGGGCAGAGAGCAAGGGTACTCCCGCACGCGCAATGTAATGAAGGCCCTGCAGATGAACGGCGTGGAGGTCATTGCCTGCTTCCCCCCTGATCGCTCCTTCCGCCACTACCCTGGCCTCCTCTGGCGACTTGTGCGGAATCGGCACTCCTACGATGTGCTCCTGGTGGGTTTCTACGGCCAGTTGCTCATGCCGTGGGCGAGGCTTTTCGCCAAGGCGCCGATTTTGTACGACATGTACATCACCACCTACGACACCATGGTCTTTGACCGCCAGGTTGCGAAACCGGGGAGCGTGCGCGCCTGGCTTTGTGCCCTGAGTGACCGGTTGTCGATGCGCCTGGCAGACCTGGTGGTGTTGGAGAGCGAAGACCACATTGGCAGTTGCGAGCGGCGTTTCCGAACGCCACGGCGCAAATTCCGCCGGGTGTTCTTGGCCACCGATGATGAGGTAGTCAAGCCGCGCCCCGTTGTGGCGAAGAACGATCGCTTTCTGGTGCACTTCCACGGCGAGTATGCGCCGTTCCACGGCGTCAAATACATTCTGCAGGCCGCCCATCTGCTGCGAGATGAGGGGGTGGAGTTCCAGCTTATTGGCCGGGGCATCACCTACGAGGATGACAGGCGGCTGGCCGAGGAGCTTGGCCTCACCAACGTGCGTTTCATCGACTGCGTGCCCTTCGAGGAGCTTGCCGACTATATGTCGCGCGCGGATGTCTGCCTGGGCATCTTCGGCGACAATGAGCGGGTCTCCCGCGTGGTGACCAACAAGGTGATCGAAGCGATCGCGGTAGGCAAGCCGCTCATTTCCTCGCGCAACGCGCCGATCCAGGAGCTGCTGGTGGACGGCGAGAGTGTGCTCCTCTGCGAGCGGGCCAATCCACACTCGCTCGCCCAGGCGATTCTGCGGCTCAAAAATGATGCCCGGCTGCGGGAAAAGATTGCGCAGGGGGGGCGGCAGGTGTTCCTGCGCCACTGCACCTGCGAGCTTTTGGGTAGACAATTGCAAACCATTGCCGGAGAACTGCTCCATGCCAAACGGCAGAATTGA
- a CDS encoding SDR family NAD(P)-dependent oxidoreductase, with product MPNGRIDRMHGVRVLITGGLGFIGSNIAHRLVGLGAKVTIYDACLDPYGWNWANIEGIAERVTVVKGDVRDYALLASYVRQAEVVFHLAAQVGREISMENPALDVDINCHGTLNLARACAEAGHAVKVLYAGSRGQIGEPLYLPVDEAHPTNPTDVYGINKLVAEKYLLLFGKVYGFPVVSLRLNNVYGPRCQMHHGYYGILNWFIKRAMTGEPITVYGDGSQTRDYVYIDDVVEAFILAAQRSETNGEVFFVGSGVETVFLDMVREVLRAVGKGSYVHVPFPASRERIDIKRFVVTYEKLQRFTGWNPRTSLAEGVAKTVEFYRDRLALYLRRAA from the coding sequence ATGCCAAACGGCAGAATTGACCGCATGCACGGCGTGCGCGTCCTCATCACGGGAGGGCTTGGCTTCATCGGCAGTAACATTGCGCATCGCCTGGTAGGCCTCGGGGCCAAAGTGACCATCTACGACGCCTGCCTGGACCCTTATGGCTGGAACTGGGCGAACATTGAGGGCATTGCCGAGCGCGTTACGGTGGTCAAGGGGGACGTTCGCGACTATGCCTTGCTGGCTTCGTACGTCCGCCAGGCGGAGGTGGTTTTCCACCTGGCGGCGCAAGTGGGGCGGGAAATCTCCATGGAGAATCCGGCTTTGGATGTCGACATCAACTGCCATGGTACGCTCAATTTGGCGCGCGCCTGTGCGGAGGCCGGACATGCGGTGAAGGTCCTCTATGCCGGGAGCCGGGGGCAGATCGGTGAGCCGCTCTATCTGCCGGTGGACGAAGCACATCCCACCAATCCCACAGACGTTTACGGCATCAACAAGCTTGTCGCGGAGAAGTACTTGCTCCTCTTCGGCAAGGTCTATGGGTTCCCTGTGGTCTCCTTGCGCCTGAACAACGTCTACGGGCCGCGCTGCCAGATGCACCACGGGTACTATGGCATTCTGAACTGGTTCATCAAGCGGGCGATGACTGGCGAGCCGATCACCGTCTACGGCGACGGCAGCCAGACGCGCGACTATGTGTACATCGACGACGTTGTGGAGGCGTTCATCCTGGCTGCGCAGCGCTCCGAGACCAATGGCGAGGTCTTTTTCGTCGGCTCTGGCGTGGAGACGGTGTTTCTGGACATGGTCAGGGAGGTGCTGCGCGCGGTGGGCAAGGGCAGCTACGTGCACGTCCCTTTTCCGGCCAGCCGGGAGAGGATCGACATCAAGCGCTTTGTGGTCACCTACGAGAAGCTGCAGCGGTTCACTGGGTGGAATCCCCGCACCAGTCTCGCCGAGGGCGTGGCTAAGACCGTGGAGTTTTACCGGGACCGGCTGGCCCTCTACTTGCGGAGGGCGGCATGA
- a CDS encoding glycosyltransferase, which yields MSNGGAGAASESRCEVTIIVPSYQPGHYLFDCLKSLAAQRTSHAYEVIVVDSSPEDITPEVKRRFPQVKVIHLPQRAFPGTARNVGIAQARGEVLAFTDADCVVAPDWVQRFVERHSSGMMVVGGPVVNGTPDSAIGSAEFLLEFNDFQADRGGCRRVALLPTCNVAYRRELFRRFGGFDGAIKGSDSAFSRRMNSQGVELYLVPGIFVAHRNRTSLDGFLRNQFQLGIGSALTRRKLALRDSFVVRAPLFVPLIPLARTVAIGYRLLRWSPKNFVRFVVLYPLIFLGLLVFTAGFVRGLAAGHEGGRGVVQD from the coding sequence ATGAGCAATGGCGGAGCTGGCGCCGCTTCTGAGAGCCGTTGCGAAGTGACCATTATCGTTCCCAGCTACCAGCCTGGGCACTATCTTTTCGACTGCCTGAAATCGCTGGCTGCGCAACGCACCAGCCACGCCTACGAAGTCATCGTGGTCGACAGCTCGCCCGAGGATATCACGCCCGAAGTGAAGAGGCGTTTTCCCCAGGTGAAGGTCATTCACCTGCCGCAACGGGCATTCCCAGGGACGGCCAGGAATGTGGGCATCGCCCAGGCACGGGGAGAGGTGCTGGCCTTCACGGATGCCGACTGTGTGGTGGCACCTGACTGGGTCCAGAGGTTCGTCGAGCGGCATTCCTCTGGCATGATGGTGGTGGGCGGGCCGGTAGTGAACGGCACTCCGGACAGTGCCATCGGCAGCGCCGAGTTCCTTTTGGAGTTCAATGACTTTCAGGCAGACCGGGGCGGTTGCCGGAGGGTGGCTCTGCTGCCAACTTGCAATGTTGCCTATCGCAGGGAGCTGTTTCGCCGCTTTGGGGGCTTTGACGGCGCCATCAAGGGGAGCGACTCGGCCTTCAGTCGACGGATGAACTCCCAAGGGGTGGAGCTCTACCTGGTGCCCGGCATCTTCGTGGCGCATCGCAACCGCACCTCTTTGGACGGATTCTTGCGCAATCAATTCCAGCTGGGTATTGGCAGCGCGCTCACGCGTCGCAAGTTAGCCCTGCGCGACTCGTTCGTGGTGCGTGCTCCTCTCTTCGTCCCCCTCATTCCACTGGCGCGCACGGTGGCTATTGGGTACCGCTTGCTGCGCTGGAGTCCGAAAAACTTTGTCCGCTTTGTGGTGCTCTATCCCCTCATCTTTCTCGGACTGCTTGTCTTCACGGCGGGGTTTGTGCGAGGCCTGGCGGCCGGGCATGAAGGTGGGCGTGGTGTGGTCCAAGATTAG
- a CDS encoding glycosyltransferase: protein MKVGVVWSKISSTDCAPTQQSNEGSGQLNKPLRVAYVLWKFPRFSETFIIHELFFLREAVPGLQATLFAVKRGDAGALHPHVTELATAGAYLPAWCAPRAHWQMARVLFAYPKAVACVVGELAALVGSQGSVRAKLYAAGQAAYCLAKGLYLAGELRRQQAGHVHAHFAESGGLVAFVAARVAGIPYSLTLHGHDIFFNPNPRLAAFLLRHGRFALTVSEFNRRFLVAQEPAAQERLRVLHCGIDLAMFRPRPQPGGGRFRILAVARLQPRKGIADLLEACRLLGGDLDYQCVVVGDGPQRAELETKAAQYGLADRIHFLGARPQQEVVEQLAQASVFVLPSYSEGIPVSVMEAMAMQLPVVATQVNGVPELVREGAGILVEPGDVRALAQALRRVADMSPAERQEMGRTGRAIVEKEFTIRTQVRLLADLFLASLQDRSERIGKRESPR from the coding sequence ATGAAGGTGGGCGTGGTGTGGTCCAAGATTAGCAGCACCGACTGCGCCCCCACTCAGCAGTCCAATGAGGGCAGCGGTCAGCTCAACAAGCCTTTGCGCGTGGCCTATGTGCTGTGGAAGTTCCCCCGCTTCTCCGAGACCTTCATCATCCACGAACTCTTTTTCCTTCGCGAAGCTGTCCCGGGTCTGCAGGCAACGCTCTTTGCCGTAAAGAGAGGCGACGCGGGTGCGCTGCATCCGCACGTGACGGAGTTGGCCACCGCAGGGGCGTATTTGCCGGCATGGTGCGCGCCGCGTGCTCACTGGCAGATGGCCCGTGTTTTGTTCGCCTATCCTAAGGCGGTTGCCTGTGTCGTGGGCGAGCTGGCAGCTCTGGTCGGTAGCCAGGGGTCAGTGCGGGCAAAGCTGTACGCCGCTGGGCAGGCCGCATATTGTCTTGCCAAGGGGCTGTATCTGGCGGGCGAGCTGCGCCGGCAGCAGGCGGGCCACGTGCATGCCCACTTTGCCGAGAGCGGCGGCTTGGTGGCGTTCGTGGCGGCGCGCGTGGCCGGAATCCCGTACTCCCTGACGCTGCACGGGCACGACATCTTCTTCAACCCAAACCCGCGCCTTGCGGCGTTCTTGCTCCGGCACGGCCGCTTTGCGTTGACGGTGTCGGAGTTTAATCGGCGCTTTTTGGTCGCCCAGGAGCCGGCTGCGCAAGAAAGGCTCCGGGTGCTCCACTGCGGCATAGACCTGGCCATGTTTCGGCCTCGACCGCAGCCCGGAGGGGGAAGGTTCCGCATTCTCGCCGTGGCGCGCCTGCAGCCACGCAAGGGGATTGCTGACTTGTTGGAAGCGTGTCGGCTGTTGGGTGGCGACCTTGATTACCAATGTGTGGTTGTGGGGGACGGACCACAGCGGGCGGAGTTGGAGACAAAGGCGGCACAGTACGGGCTGGCGGACAGGATTCACTTCCTTGGCGCGCGCCCGCAGCAGGAGGTGGTGGAGCAGCTCGCCCAGGCGTCGGTGTTTGTGCTGCCCTCGTACTCGGAAGGGATCCCGGTGTCGGTGATGGAGGCAATGGCCATGCAACTGCCTGTGGTGGCCACCCAAGTGAACGGCGTGCCAGAGCTGGTACGAGAGGGCGCCGGCATACTCGTGGAACCGGGAGACGTGCGGGCGCTGGCCCAAGCGCTGCGGCGCGTGGCGGACATGTCCCCCGCAGAGCGGCAGGAGATGGGCCGCACGGGGCGCGCCATTGTGGAAAAGGAGTTCACCATCAGGACGCAGGTCAGACTGTTGGCCGACTTGTTTCTCGCCAGCCTGCAGGACCGGAGCGAGCGCATTGGGAAACGAGAGTCCCCGAGATGA
- a CDS encoding glycosyltransferase family 2 protein codes for MAEQRLGPVSVVIPAFNEKRSVAAVVQEVRDVLQHHGVEHEIIVVDDGSSDGTAQAALASGAHVIQHRRNRGYGAALKTGIRAARREVILITDADGTYPSRAIPEILTRLQSADMVVGARVSDNVHIPLLRRPGKWLLGRLAEHITGEKIPDLNSGLRAFRSQCVQQYFPILPDRFSFTTTITVALLSDGYRVDYLPIDYLKRQGKSKIVPWNFFEFVALVLRLSMSFNPLRVFVPVSMFCFLLGVIKLLADVVFAVMRTGSFGLHLLTEPVVSTTAVVFLLFGLQILLIGMMSDGLARKIAQRLPADYQSRAVEDLAQASRERAE; via the coding sequence GTGGCAGAGCAGCGATTGGGACCGGTGTCGGTGGTGATACCTGCCTTTAACGAAAAAAGGAGCGTGGCGGCGGTCGTGCAAGAGGTGCGAGATGTGCTGCAACACCACGGGGTGGAGCACGAGATCATCGTCGTCGACGATGGCTCTTCCGACGGCACAGCCCAGGCAGCCTTGGCCAGTGGCGCGCATGTGATCCAGCACCGGCGCAATCGCGGCTACGGGGCCGCGCTCAAGACAGGGATCCGCGCAGCCCGCCGCGAGGTGATCCTGATTACCGACGCTGACGGCACTTACCCCTCAAGAGCAATTCCCGAGATCCTGACCCGCCTGCAAAGTGCCGACATGGTGGTCGGGGCGCGGGTGAGCGATAACGTGCACATCCCGCTCTTGCGCAGGCCGGGTAAGTGGCTGTTGGGGCGTTTGGCAGAGCACATCACCGGCGAAAAGATCCCAGACCTGAACTCCGGGCTGCGCGCCTTTCGCAGTCAATGCGTCCAACAGTATTTCCCCATCTTACCTGACCGCTTCTCCTTTACCACGACGATCACCGTGGCTCTGCTCAGTGATGGCTACCGGGTGGACTACTTGCCCATCGACTACCTCAAGCGGCAGGGAAAGTCTAAGATCGTGCCGTGGAATTTCTTCGAATTCGTGGCCCTAGTGCTTCGCCTGTCCATGTCGTTCAATCCGCTGCGGGTCTTTGTGCCTGTGTCCATGTTCTGTTTCCTCTTGGGAGTGATCAAACTGCTGGCGGACGTGGTGTTTGCCGTAATGCGCACCGGCAGTTTCGGCCTCCACCTGCTCACCGAGCCGGTGGTTTCCACTACGGCGGTGGTCTTTCTTCTCTTTGGCCTGCAGATACTGCTCATCGGCATGATGTCGGATGGCTTGGCGCGCAAGATCGCCCAGCGCCTCCCGGCGGATTATCAGTCGCGGGCAGTGGAAGACCTTGCCCAGGCAAGCCGGGAGAGGGCGGAATGA
- the asnB gene encoding asparagine synthase (glutamine-hydrolyzing), whose product MCGFVGVVRYDRQAAPFGEEVLQAMVALLRHRGPDDHGSYWDGTCGLAHQRLSIIDLSVAGRQPMGNEDGSVWIAYNGEVYNFRDLRRQYALGQKHRFVSRTDTEVVVHLYEELGEDCFKQLNGMFAIALWDRRARRLFLARDPYGIKPLFYMQWRGALWFASEIKALLMAPGFQPEPSLEGLFHFLSFDFVPDSLTAFAGIHELRPGHVLSIGQDGLVQMERFFDISYTVRAEMKEEEAVQQSLRLLTEAVERQLIADVPVGVMLSGGMDSSALTALMAKVRGDSDFHTFSLAFEDESFDESPYARTVAQQLRTHHHEILVTPARVRELLPRYLCYIDEPYADGSAIPTYLLAECAKDYVTVLLSGEGGDEFFSGYDTHLAYKMRRWYRMVPAAVRRGVIAPLVNRLPVSDKKLSFDFKAKRFVWGAEMDTPTSHFAWRVVLAEEVKRQVLRDPERFAFPPSAGYFQRAFAHCRASDELNRLLYIDFSFHLPDDLMIKNDRMTMAHSLEARVPYTDNELVRFLATVPVALKLKGMRKKHLLRRALNGVLTPVILNKKKVGLEMPYSRWLREDLRDLSEQYFAPARLESTGLFNPEGVSPLWQEHLAKRVDHGRFLWGLLNYLLWHEAYITRRDFRSYLREPRPARPPVA is encoded by the coding sequence ATGTGCGGCTTTGTGGGTGTGGTGAGATACGATAGGCAGGCTGCGCCTTTCGGCGAAGAGGTGCTGCAGGCGATGGTGGCCCTGCTCCGCCACCGCGGCCCTGATGACCATGGCAGCTACTGGGACGGCACCTGCGGGTTGGCCCATCAGCGCCTGAGCATCATCGACTTGAGCGTCGCCGGTCGCCAGCCGATGGGTAACGAAGATGGCAGCGTGTGGATTGCCTACAACGGAGAGGTCTACAACTTCCGTGACCTGCGCCGTCAGTACGCTCTTGGCCAGAAGCATCGCTTCGTCTCCCGCACGGACACTGAGGTCGTGGTGCATCTGTACGAGGAACTTGGGGAGGACTGCTTCAAGCAACTGAACGGCATGTTCGCCATTGCCTTGTGGGACCGGCGCGCACGAAGGCTCTTTCTCGCGCGCGACCCCTATGGCATCAAGCCTCTTTTCTACATGCAGTGGCGCGGTGCCCTTTGGTTTGCCTCGGAGATCAAGGCGCTGCTCATGGCGCCGGGCTTCCAGCCGGAACCCAGCCTGGAAGGCCTCTTCCACTTCCTCTCCTTCGATTTTGTCCCGGACAGCCTGACCGCCTTTGCAGGGATTCACGAGCTGCGGCCCGGACATGTGCTTTCCATTGGCCAGGACGGACTGGTCCAGATGGAGCGCTTCTTCGATATCTCCTACACGGTGAGGGCGGAGATGAAGGAAGAGGAGGCGGTGCAGCAGTCGCTGCGCCTGCTCACTGAGGCGGTGGAACGCCAGCTCATCGCCGACGTGCCGGTGGGAGTCATGCTCTCCGGCGGCATGGACTCCAGTGCCCTTACCGCGCTCATGGCCAAGGTACGAGGGGACAGCGACTTTCACACTTTTTCCTTAGCATTCGAGGACGAAAGCTTTGACGAGTCGCCCTATGCGCGGACGGTGGCGCAACAGTTGCGCACCCACCATCACGAGATTCTGGTGACGCCTGCGCGGGTGCGTGAGCTGCTGCCCCGCTATTTGTGCTACATCGATGAGCCGTACGCGGACGGTTCGGCCATTCCCACGTACCTGCTTGCCGAATGCGCCAAGGATTATGTGACGGTGCTCCTCTCGGGCGAAGGAGGCGACGAGTTCTTCTCCGGGTACGACACCCATTTGGCCTACAAGATGCGTCGCTGGTACCGGATGGTACCGGCTGCCGTCCGCCGCGGCGTGATTGCCCCGCTGGTGAACAGGCTTCCGGTCTCCGACAAGAAACTCAGTTTTGATTTCAAGGCCAAGCGTTTCGTGTGGGGCGCGGAGATGGACACGCCCACCTCGCACTTTGCCTGGCGGGTGGTGCTCGCCGAAGAGGTCAAGCGGCAGGTGCTGCGCGACCCGGAGCGATTCGCCTTCCCGCCCTCGGCCGGCTACTTCCAGAGGGCCTTTGCCCACTGTCGCGCGAGCGACGAATTGAACCGGCTGCTGTACATCGACTTCAGCTTCCACCTGCCTGACGACCTGATGATCAAGAACGACCGGATGACCATGGCCCACTCCTTAGAGGCGAGAGTGCCGTACACGGATAACGAGCTGGTCCGCTTTCTGGCCACGGTACCCGTCGCCTTGAAACTGAAGGGCATGCGCAAGAAGCACCTCTTGCGGCGCGCCCTGAACGGCGTGTTGACCCCGGTGATTTTGAACAAGAAGAAGGTGGGTTTGGAGATGCCTTATTCCCGCTGGCTGCGGGAGGATCTCCGCGACTTGAGTGAGCAGTACTTTGCCCCTGCCCGTTTGGAAAGCACGGGACTGTTCAACCCTGAGGGGGTTTCCCCTCTTTGGCAGGAGCACCTCGCCAAGCGTGTGGACCATGGTCGTTTTCTCTGGGGGCTGCTCAACTATCTGCTCTGGCACGAGGCCTACATTACCAGGAGGGACTTTCGTTCATACCTGAGGGAGCCGCGTCCAGCGCGGCCCCCTGTTGCATAG